A genomic stretch from Silurus meridionalis isolate SWU-2019-XX chromosome 1, ASM1480568v1, whole genome shotgun sequence includes:
- the LOC124394178 gene encoding G-protein coupled receptor 22-like, protein MGTESYTQQLQLETSDGAGTLASITSVKGPIEESVNTGWYMPYPIGFQVSLTCFLLLELVLGFSSNLTVLVLYCSQSNLVDSVSNMVTVNLHVLDIAVCVLCLPLTIVVVLLPTGHNLELICCFHEACVTFASISTAINVLVISLDRYDISVRPANRFLTPRWAALLLAAVWAVSLAVFFIPFIEVDFFSSEPENGLASSSLAPAWRNRTLLCVGGQGYNTALGMYYHILLQVPIFFVTVVVMLFTYSRILRALNIRIGSHMRRSQRRSGANCRGRQRRRKKKGGSADIEGGAQTTSQTKQLTHPPLISSPVPTPTATSPPPLSSTPLVSASTLTHPAPTVGVQASVSAIIALRRAVRRHRDRRERQRRVFRMSLIIICSFLGCWAPISVANILILTLGPSDTLVRVRLWFLAMAYGTTISHPMLYAFTRQKLRRALKAKVKKRVVSLLQVDPSPGGTVIHNSWVEPRQGRKIRLEGSDATDRCLTEPL, encoded by the coding sequence ATGGGGACAGAGAGTTACACTCAGCAGCTCCAGCTGGAGACCAGTGATGGGGCTGGAACGCTGGCCAGCATCACCAGTGTTAAGGGACCAATTGAAGAAAGTGTCAACACAGGATGGTACATGCCTTATCCAATTGGATTCCAGGTGTCACTTACCTGCTTTCTCTTACTAGAGCTGGTTCTGGGATTTAGCAGCAACTTAACAGTGCTAGTACTTTACTGCTCCCAGTCCAACCTGGTTGATTCAGTAAGTAACATGGTAACAGTCAACCTTCACGTCCTGGACATtgctgtgtgtgtactttgtctGCCGCTAACAATTGTTGTGGTGCTGCTGCCAACTGGTCACAATCTGGAACTTATCTGCTGCTTCCATGAAGCCTGTGTGACATTTGCAAGCATTTCCACAGCCATTAATGTGCTAGTCATCAGTCTGGATCGCTATGACATCTCTGTGCGGCCTGCTAACCGGTTTCTCACCCCTCGATGGGCAGCGCTTCTATTGGCAGCTGTATGGGCCGTGTCCCTTGCAGTTTTTTTCATCCCATTCATAGAGGTAGACTTTTTCTCATCAGAGCCAGAGAATGGGTTGGCCAGCAGCTCCTTGGCTCCAGCTTGGCGTAACAGGACACTCCTGTGTGTGGGAGGACAAGGTTATAACACAGCCCTCGGAATGTACTACCACATCCTTCTGCAGGTGCCAATTTTCTTTGTCACAGTAGTGGTCATGCTTTTTACTTACTCAAGAATTCTACGAGCACTCAATATTCGTATTGGATCCCATATGAGGAGGAGTCAGCGGCGTAGTGGAGCAAACTGCAGAGGGCGCCAGAGAAGacgaaaaaaaaagggaggctCTGCAGATATTGAAGGAGGAGCCCAAACAACAAGCCAGACCAAGCAACTGACACATCCTCCTCTCATCTCCTCACCAGTTCCAACCCCTACAGCCACCTCGCCGCCACCTCTGTCTTCCACCCCACTGGTTAGTGCCAGCACTCTGACACACCCTGCACCCACAGTAGGTGTTCAGGCTTCAGTTTCGGCCATCATTGCTCTTCGCAGAGCCGTAAGGCGGCACAGAGATCGGCGAGAGCGTCAGCGACGGGTCTTCAGGATGTCCCTCATTATTATCTGCAGCTTCTTAGGCTGCTGGGCACCTATATCTGTGGCAAACATTCTCATCCTGACTCTAGGTCCTAGCGATACTCTTGTTCGTGTGAGGCTTTGGTTCTTGGCCATGGCCTATGGCACCACAATATCCCATCCAATGCTGTATGCTTTCACAAGGCAGAAGCTCCGCCGGGCTCTCAAAGCCAAAGTAAAGAAGCGTGTGGTGTCCTTGTTGCAAGTGGACCCTTCCCCAGGCGGAACCGTCATTCACAATTCCTGGGTAGAGCCACGACAGGGACGTAAGATTCGTTTAGAAGGCAGTGATGCTACAGATAGGTGTCTAACAGAACCACTTTGA